The Coffea arabica cultivar ET-39 chromosome 4e, Coffea Arabica ET-39 HiFi, whole genome shotgun sequence genome includes a window with the following:
- the LOC140006126 gene encoding uncharacterized protein translates to MEQCPRYPMANTVRIMRRSIYTFLQKYQFFTTTAALLAFPFAALVLLSEASIPSSSLLQVIQKRLQSLFNAAGFPRSSEFFFILNLKLSQTIATSFVVVPFTLTFLLFAKAFIIQFFCNHKPTAEPKFSSFLSLYSPLFLTQICNMLVIISANATCFCLLFFAFNCLDGLGLLNPKMLLLFSATGAVLYSIILANTLIICNLGLILSGIENTGGYIAILKACVLIRGRSATALSLALPINMALAAIEALFQYRVVRAYHHAESPVSSIVFEGMFIAYLYSVLLVLDTVVGCVLYRSCKASIQIDQENGYSHSYLIEFEDEDVNYFAKSKALDDFA, encoded by the coding sequence ATGGAACAGTGTCCAAGATATCCAATGGCAAATACAGTGAGGATTATGAGAAGATCCATCTATACTTTCCTTCAGAAGTATCAATTTTTCACCACAACTGCTGCACTTCTTGCCTTTCCTTTTGCAGCACTTGTTCTCCTCTCGGAAGCTTCAATTCCCTCCTCTTCTCTTCTTCAGGTAATCCAGAAACGCTTGCAATCCCTCTTCAATGCTGCAGGGTTCCCGCGATCCTCAGAATTCTTTTTCATCCTTAACCTTAAGCTTTCTCAGACTATTGCCACATCTTTTGTTGTTGTTCCTTTCACCTTGACCTTCCTTCTCTTTGCTAAGGCATTCATAATTCAATTCTTCTGCAACCATAAACCGACTGCAGAACCCAAGTTTTCCTCTTTTCTATCACTATATAGTCCTCTTTTTCTTACACAAATCTGCAACATGCTAGTTATCATCTCTGCAAATGCAACCTGCTTCTGTCTCCTATTCTTTGCATTTAATTGTCTTGATGGATTAGGccttttgaacccaaaaatgctCCTCCTCTTTTCAGCTACAGGCGCTGTTCTTTACTCCATCATTCTTGCCAATACCCTCATTATCTGCAATTTAGGACTGATATTGTCAGGAATAGAAAACACTGGTGGATATATTGCGATTCTCAAGGCATGTGTGCTGATCAGGGGAAGATCTGCCACAGCATTATCCTTGGCTCTGCCCATCAACATGGCCCTAGCTGCAATTGAAGCTTTGTTTCAGTATCGAGTAGTTAGAGCTTATCATCATGCTGAATCTCCCGTATCTTCTATTGTTTTCGAGGGAATGTTCATCGCCTACCTGTACTCAGTTCTCCTTGTCCTGGATACAGTTGTTGGTTGTGTGCTCTACAGAAGCTGTAAAGCCTCAATTCAAATAGATCAAGAGAATGGATATTCTCATAGTTACCTGATTGAATTTGAAGATGAGGATGtcaattattttgcaaaatcgaAGGCGTTAGATGATTTTGCTTAG